A window of the Plasmodium vinckei vinckei genome assembly, chromosome: PVVCY_08 genome harbors these coding sequences:
- a CDS encoding protein MAM3, putative, with product MQLWIIIFCIIVCGVLSALFSGLSLGIMMLDTLQLNLLMLVSDKDKKELNNAKNARKILPLRNNTNQILVTFITANVMVNSAFSLLLNEITDGFTAFIVSTLIITIFGEIIPQSICSKHGLAIGGFFAPLIHFLKFALYIFAKPISLILDHFVGKNVLNTYNKKELKALVDMHKSAVDILHEDEAKIVGSALEMSQYKVKHIMTDIDYVFGIDYNSFINYTTIKKILKSGFSRIPVLNRNQSECVVGLIHIKDLINIWFGINKIIFDNNYSFQSTKKYKRSSYINYRKKNRHSIFRVIKNTSKVTDKNKSIIHTNEEYGDKKTGNKLWQNDSNYINNQAHIKINIDTDFIDENCDESNGNFKKNKNKTKDSEKGENNKKSITQNEILNPSKLLEKKRKKIKKMYKNPYTAKNNKNMAFVEFLTDQMVDKNNKSNNISEPDEIVFADIKKKIRMYNNINKKPIHERYLENIKNPKKASITKEKSNKSKNTHTDESDIQTQVDKVDNNQSKENLSGVSKNMNADVSDFKNNYFSRTATIKENLNKEKNIEHIFLDIKNYIRITRNKDIEIPVKYILKHIGRYIYGVDYDESVLSLLSFFKNANNHFVVVRKVIYSDESDPKYSHIGITTLEDVIEILLQEEISDEFDFIKLKKGIDIPNNFIWKNSYESVNAFDAQGMSNWDPNRVEPNSSTSIEQTKRASSSGKTIMEVDGIEHSDTELECNGELDKYSHKTKQENLKDSTVILISNKKNNKKIEPINYKKDIISFLKESIYFKYIDTHLMNKYIHGTKIYTLNKNEYLLKDNTFLNYAIIIIKGKVKNLKSNSCTNGDKCFIGLEALGPCNIIELFNSIIEKRINVIKNYEEKKKKKNINILFKKWYTQHVYFNKITYITETDCKYILLSKNEYMDMIIESYENNKVDEIIENS from the exons ATGCAATTAtggataattatattttgtatcaTAGTATGCGGGGTGTTAAGCGCTTTGTTTTCGG GGCTATCCTTGGGGATTATGATGCTTGACACGCTCCagttaaatttattaatgttAGTATCagataaagataaaaaggAATTAAACAATGCAAAAAATGCAAGAAAAATTTTACCTTTAcgaaataatacaaatcaAATTTTAGTAACTTTTATAACTGCAAATGTAATGGTTAATTCTGCTTTTAGTTTATTATTGAATGAAATAACAGATGGTTTTACAGCTTTTATTGTATCAACattaattattacaatCTTTGGTGAAATTATTCCACAATCTATATGTTCAAAACATGGACTAGCCATTGGGGGATTTTTTGCTCCCCTCATTCATTTCCTTAAGTTTGCTCTCTACATTTTTGCCAAACCCATAAGTCTCATACTCGATCACTTTGTCG GCAAAAACGTTCTTAATACGTATAACAAAAAAGAGTTGAAAGCATTGGTGGATATGCACAAAAGTGCAGTAGATATTTTACATGAAGATGAAGCAAAAATAGTAGGAAGTGCCCTTGAAATGTCTCAATATAAAGTTAAGCATATAATGACAGATATTGATTATGTATTTGGTATCGATTATAATAgctttataaattatacaactattaaaaaaatattgaaaagtGGATTTTCAAGAATTCCAGTTTTAAATAGAAATCAATCAGAATGTGTTGTAGgattaatacatataaaagatttaataaatatatggtttggcattaataaaataatatttgacAATAATTACTCTTTTCAATCtaccaaaaaatataaaagatctagctatataaattatagaaaaaaaaataggcATAGCATATTTCgtgttattaaaaatacttCAAAAGTAACAGACAAAAACAAATCAATAATACACACAAATGAAGAGTATGGTGATAAAAAAACtggaaataaattatggCAAAATGATTCTaactatataaataatcaagctcatatcaaaataaatatcgaCACAGATTTCATTGATGAAAACTGTGATGAATCAAATGGaaactttaaaaaaaataagaacaAAACAAAGGATAGTGAAAAGggtgaaaataataaaaaatcaattacacaaaatgaaattttaaacccttctaaattattagaaaaaaaaagaaaaaaaattaaaaaaatgtataaaaaccCTTATAcagcaaaaaataataaaaatatggcaTTCGTTGAATTTCTAACAGATCAAATGGtagacaaaaataataaaagtaacAACATTTCAGAACCAGATGAAATAGTATTTGctgatattaaaaaaaaaataagaatgtataacaatattaataaaaaaccaATCCATGAAAGatatttagaaaatataaaaaatccaAAAAAAGCTTCTATTACTAAAGAGAAAAgtaataaatcaaaaaatacacaCACTGATGAAAGTGATATCCAAACTCAAGTTGACAAAGTTGACAATAATCAAAGCAAAGAAAATCTCAGTGGTGTTTccaaaaatatgaatgcCGATGTAAGCgactttaaaaataattatttttcacgAACCGCTacaataaaagaaaatttaaataaagaaaaaaatatagaacatatatttttagatataaaaaattatataagaataactagaaataaagatatagaaataccagttaaatatatattaaaacatataggtagatatatatatggagtAGATTATGATGAAAGTGTATTATCTCTTTtaagtttttttaaaaatgcaaataatCATTTTGTTGTTGTAAGAAAAGTTATATACTCTGATGAATCAGATCCTAAATATTCTCATATTGGTATTACAACTTTAGAGGATGTTAttgaaattttattacaagAAGAAATATCTGATGAatttgattttataaaattaaaaaaaggtaTAGATATAcctaataattttatttggaaAAATTCATATGAATCTGTCAATGCTTTCGATGCTCAAGGTATGTCAAATTGGGATCCAAACAGAGTCGAACCAAATAGTAGTACCAGTATTGAGCAAACAAAAAGAGCATCAAGCTCAGGAAAAACTATAATGGAAGTTGATGGCATAGAACATTCTGATACAGAATTAGAATGTAATGGTGAATTAGATAAATACTCTcataaaacaaaacaagAAAATCTTAAAGACTCAACTGTTATACTAattagtaataaaaaaaataataaaaaaattgaacctattaattataaaaaagatataatatcctttttaaaagaaagcatatattttaaatatatagacacccatttaatgaataaatatattcatggtacaaaaatatatactttaaataaaaatgaatatctACTTAAagataatacatttttaaattatgcaattattataataaaaggaaaagtaaaaaatctAAAATCCAATAGTTGTACTAATGGAgataaatgttttattgGATTAGAAGCTTTAGGTCCTTGTAATATTATCGAGCTTTTTAATAGtattatagaaaaaagaattaatgttataaaaaattatgaagaaaaaaaaaaaaaaaaa aatataaatatcttatttaaaaaatggtatacacagcatgtatattttaataaaattacttATATCACAG AAACGGactgtaaatatatacttctttcaaaaaatgaatacaTGGATATGATCATAG AGTCttatgaaaataacaaaGTTGACGaaattattgaaaataGCTAA
- a CDS encoding profilin, putative, whose translation MEEYSWENFLNDKLLATNQVCAAGLASEEDGVVYECVAAPDENNPDFDKWTLFYKEDYDIEIEDESGNKSTKTISEGQIILTMFNEGYAPDGIWLGGTKYQFINMDKGLDYEGYSFDVATCAKLKGGMHIIKVGGGHILIVLYDEEKEQDRGNSKNAALAFSKELAESTGAGEA comes from the exons ATGGAAGAATATTCATgggaaaattttttaaacgaTAAGCTTTTAGCAACAAACCAAGTTTGTGCTGCAGGATTAGCTTCa GAAGAAGATGGAGTTGTATATGAATGTGTAGCAGCCCCCGATGAAAATAATCCAGACTTTGATAAATGGactcttttttataaagaaGATTATGATATAGAAATTGAAGATGAG AGTGGAAATAAAAGTACAAAAACCATCTCAGAAGGTCAAATCATTTTGACAATGTTTAATGAGGGCTATGCACCTGATGGAATTTGGCTAGGTGGAACAAAATAtcaatttataaatatggataAGGGTTTAGACTATGAGGGATATAGTTTTGATGTTGCTACGTGTGCAAAATTAAAGGGAGGGATGCACATAATTAAAGTTGGCGGTGGACATATATTAATCGTTTTATATGATGAAGAAAAGGAGCAAGATAGGG gAAATTCTAAAAATGCTGCATTGGCATTTTCAAAAGAGCTAGCCGAAAGCACTGGTGCAGGCGAGGCataa
- a CDS encoding M18 aspartyl aminopeptidase, putative: MDKKAREYAQEAVKFIQRSGSSFMACKNLREKLESHGLIHIKEGDQWKLQKNQGYVLCKENRNICSFFVGKNFNINTGSILISIGHVDSCALKISPNNKVTKDQISQLNVECYGSGLWHTWFDRSLGLSGQVVYKKDNKLVEKIIQINKSVIFLPSLAIHLQNRTRYDFSVKVNYENHLKPILSTLLYEKLIKGNENISEKNNSNTDDEEKGSKNLNSSPLLYLLANELKCKEDDILDFELCLMDTNQPCFTGIYEEFIEGARFDNLLGTYSVFEAYIELIKLLKSDDSKNETLGNNLYISIGYDHEEIGSLSEIGAQSYFTKSFIERIIGSIFKNELKNNETTIDEIYGSLSSRSLILNVDMAHCGHPNYPETIQQSHHLRFHEGIAIKYNTNKNYVTSPYYACLLKRTFELYQNQHNQKIKYQNFMIKNDTPCGSTVGSMVASNLSMPGMDIGIPQLAMHSIREIAAIHDIYYLIKGVFAFYTYYNQVLSTCVHES; the protein is encoded by the coding sequence atGGATAAAAAGGCAAGAGAATATGCTCAAGAGGCTGTGAAATTTATTCAAAGAAGTGGAAGTAGTTTTATGGCatgtaaaaatttaagAGAAAAATTAGAAAGCCATGGTTTGatacatataaaagaaGGAGATCAATggaaattacaaaaaaatcaagGATATGTTTTATGTAAAGAGaatagaaatatatgtagtttttttgttggaaaaaattttaatattaatacagGTTCGATCCTTATATCCATTGGTCATGTTGATTCATGTgctttaaaaatatcaccaaataataaagttaCAAAAGATCAAATAAGCCAATTAAATGTTGAATGTTATGGATCAGGATTATGGCACACTTGGTTTGATAGAAGTTTAGGTTTATCAGGACAagttgtatataaaaaagataataaattagttgaaaaaattatacaaattaataaatctGTTATATTCTTACCAAGTTTAGCTATACATTTACAAAATAGAACAAGGTATGATTTTTCGGTCAAGGTAAATTATGAGAATCATTTAAAACCAATCTTATCcactttattatatgaaaaacttataaaaggaaatgaaaatatttcagagaaaaataattcaaatactgatgatgaagaaaaagGCAGCAAAAACCTTAACTCCTCACCACTTCTTTATCTTTTAgcaaatgaattaaaatgtAAAGAAGACGATATACTAGATTTTGAGTTATGTTTAATGGATACTAATCAACCTTGTTTTACTGGTATCTATGAAGAATTTATCGAAGGAGCTAGATTTGATAACTTACTTGGAACTTATAGTGTCTTTGAAGCTTATATAGAATTAATTAAACTGTTAAAAAGTGATGATagtaaaaatgaaacattaggaaataatttgtatatatctATTGGATATGATCATGAAGAAATAGGATCGCTTAGTGAAATAGGAGCTCAATCTTATTTTACTAAAAGCTTTATTGAAAGAATAATAGGaagtatatttaaaaatgaattaaaaaataatgaaacaaCCATAGATGAAATATATGGAAGTTTATCGAGTAGATCTCTTATACTAAATGTTGATATGGCTCATTGTGGTCATCCAAATTATCCAGAAACAATTCAACAAAGTCATCATTTACGTTTTCATGAAGGTATTgctataaaatataatactaacaaaaattatgtaacaTCACCTTATTATGCttgtttattaaaaagaacatttgaattatatcaaaatcaacataatcaaaaaattaaatatcaaaattttatgattaaaaatgatacaCCATGTGGTAGTACAGTTGGATCTATGGTTGCATCAAATTTATCAATGCCAGGTATGGATATTGGAATACCTCAGCTAGCTATGCATTCAATAAGAGAAATTGCAGCTATTCatgatatttattatttgattaAAGGTGTATTCGCTTtctatacatattataatcaAGTTCTTTCCACATGTGTTCATGAATCATAA
- a CDS encoding peptide chain release factor 1, putative encodes MYRYSFYILKKEQLKWNQKKIIYPLTILSKFSTWTDIQLTPNQQTSLMELANKTPKEKCDNNKIALKITKIQNMSKQLKTAWEELDIYKQLLTENMELTLKKNEESKEINTINFNEYSEVKEINYNLENISDSIVKEMLDIYTNFVNLDHHLDSNEVRLEIVPGVGGQEAKMFSNELFSMYENFCKLKNYDCVIKNNKLNEEGKGISKNIIAHIKGEGVYVDFVQEIGIHRVQRIPINSKKMQTSTSVVLLFDEKQTKEKLEKKMKIPKNDFIIETKRSGGAGGQSVNKNETCVKITHKPTNIFVEVQKTSSQIQNKSIAMEMIKNKLYNFYYEQEKMNFLKDKKNQKQNGDRSEKIRTYNFSHNTVIDHIANVQYTGIDQFFKGTQLINLINKRKHLFYQNIIDDTLEYLFSYVC; translated from the exons ATGTATCGATACTCCTTTTATATACTCAAAAAGGAACAGTTAAAATggaatcaaaaaaaaataatatatcccCTTACAATATTATCTAAATTTTCAACATGGACTGACATACAATTAACCCCAAACCAACAGACCTCATTAATGGAGTTAGCAAATAAAACAccaaaagaaaaatgtgataataataaaatagcattaaaaataacaaaaatacaaaatatgtcTAAACAATTAAAAACTGCTTGGGAAGAattggatatatataagcaaCTTCTTACAGAGAATATGGAATTAAcccttaaaaaaaatgaggaatcaaaagaaataaataccatcaattttaatgaatattCAGAGGTGAAagaaattaattataatttggaaaatatttctGATTCGATTGTTAAGGAAATGTTagatatttatacaaattttgtaaatttggATCATCATCTTGATTCCAATGAGGTTCGGCTTGAG ATTGTGCCCGGAGTCGGGGGTCAAGAAGCCAAGATGTTTAgtaatgaattattttcaatgtATGAAAACTTTtgcaaattaaaaaattatgattgtgtaataaaaaataacaaattaaatgaagaaGGAAAAGGaataagtaaaaatattattgcaCATATAAAAGGGGAAGGAGTATATGTCGATTTTGTACAAGAGATTGGAATACATAGAGTTCAAAGAATTCcaataaatagtaaaaaaatgcaaacaTCAACTTCTgtagttttattatttgatgaaaaacaaacaaaagaaaaacttgaaaaaaaaatgaaaattccaaaaaatgattttataattgAAACAAAAAGATCAGGTGGAGCAGGAGGACAAAGTGTCAACAAAAATGAAACGTGTGTAAAAATTACTCATAAACCtactaatatatttgttgaAGTACAAAAAACATCTAGccaaatacaaaataaaagtatagCTATggaaatgataaaaaataaattatataacttttattatgaacaagaaaaaatgaactttttaaaagacaaaaaaaatcaaaaacaaaatggtGATAGAAGTGAAAAAATACGAACTTACAATTTTTCCCATAATACAGTCATAGATCATATTGCTAATGTACAATATACTGGTATTGatcaattttttaaggGAACacaattaattaatttaatcaATAAACgaaaacatttattttatcaaaacATCATCGATGATACTCTGGAGTATTTGTTTTCATATGTGTGTTAA
- a CDS encoding palmitoyltransferase DHHC6, putative, whose product MGNIFFFGVITFRLVVLVTYIYLKNYYNILSDINTYFLFYSISFLLYLISSLCNPGYITTCPTRYVSEDIADEFKTNIKNIYNRKNTEKTESFYNFSTSDEDKSTISSTTSSASSLNLRKKDIYDELTSLTIFHNLPNDIVLTEKCVKKKKKYKNLNNLASCTHNNYDKEQIATSPIKKKYNKKNINNKLNNKLNDIYFELFLKQKKKLSLYPANIKKRKKNAYKYKPVFINNINQINNTQINIFNKAPQKITNFIKTETNKYYDSTLYKINSSNIIFSKNIKHENNSALTNPFHIYRDTVYQYKTKLNYCIQCDIVQILRSKHCKFCKRCIKTYDHHCPWINNCVGENNRSIFFLYLYFENITIFLTLRNVTKVVYSLIPRSRFKKNITIIYICLFLLF is encoded by the exons AtgggaaatatatttttctttggAGTAATAACATTTAGACTTGTAGTATTagttacatatatttatttaaaaaattattataatatattatcagaCATAAATACTTATTTTCTCTTTTACTCTATTTCATTCCTTCTGTACTTAATATCTTCATTATGTAACCc TGGTTACATTACTACTTGCCCTACAAGATATGTATCCGAAGATATAGCGGATGAAttcaaaacaaatataaaaaatatatataatcgAAAAAATACAGAAAAAACTGAAtctttttacaatttttccACAAGCGATGAAGATAAGTCTACTATTTCAAGTACAACTTCCTCGGCTTCATCATTaaatttaagaaaaaaag ACATATATGACGAATTAACAAGTTTGACAATTTTCCATAATCTCCCAAATGATATTGTTTTAACCGaaaaatgtgtaaaaaaaaaaaaaaaatataaaaacctTAACAATTTAGCTAGCTGCACACACAATAACTATGATAAAGAACAAATTGCTACATCCCCAATTAAGAAgaaatacaataaaaaaaatataaataacaaactaaacaacaaattaaatgacatttattttgaattgtttctaaaacaaaaaaagaaactttcattatatccagcaaacataaaaaaaagaaaaaaaaatgcatacaaatataaaccTGTTTTCATAAACAATATTAACCAAATTAACAACAcccaaataaatatttttaataaagcacctcaaaaaataacgaattttattaaaacagagacaaacaaatattatgattctaccttatataaaataaatagtagcaatattatattttcaaaaaatataaaacatgaaaataatagtgCCCTAACAAATccttttcatatatatcgAGACACTGTTTATCAATACAAAACAAAACTTAACTATTGTATTCAATGTGACATTGTCcag ATACTACGAAGTAAGCATTGTAAATTTTGTAAACGGTGTATTAAAACGTATGACCATCATTGCCCTTGGATTAACAATTGTGTAGGAGAAAATAATCGATCGATTTTCTTTCTAtacttatattttgaaaatattacgATTTTTCTAACATTAAGAAATGTCACTAAAGTTGTATATTCTTTAATTCCTCGAAGCaggtttaaaaaaaatataactatcatatatatatgcctttttttattattttga